The following DNA comes from Alienimonas californiensis.
CGCGGACGACTCGTTCGCGAACGCCGCACCCGCGGTCGTCGTCACCGACACGAACCGTTCCGGCGCCGCCGAACCGTCGCGGCTCGCCCCGCCGGAACTGGATGCGATGCGGTCCGCGACGTTGCGGCTGCTCACCGATCGTCCCGCGGACGTGCCCGGGGCGTTCGCGGCGGCGGCGAAGGTTCGCGTGTGGGCGGCGGGGCGGTTGGAGCAGTCCAAAGGCTCGCCCAACCTCGCCCGGCCCGCCCAGCGGGCGATCTTGGCGAACCTGCTGCTCGCTCAGACCGCCCTGGAGCGGCCGGAGCACCGGGACGCCGCCCGCGCCGAGTTCGCCGCGCTGGAGGAATGGGCGAACGCGCACGGCCGGATCGGCCAAGAGTACCTCTCGATGATCCGCGAACTGCACAAGCAGGCCGACGGCGCGGGGGCGGCGTCCGCCGACGAGGCGGCGACCGAGGCGCCCGCCCCCTGACCGGCCCGCCGCCTGAACGGCCGCGGTGGGGGGGCCGGCGGCCGTTACTCCGCCGCGTCCATCGCCGCCCGGTCGGCGGCGGTGGGGCGGATCGACTCGAAGTAGTCGCGGATCAGCTGGCGGTGGCCCAGCGGGATCTCCTCGTTCTCGAGGACCTCCTCCGACCGCTTCTGATACTCGGCGTACCGCTCGGCGTAGCCGCGGCGGGCGGTCTCGCGGCCCTCGGGGCTGTTGGAGGTTTCGTAATCGCTGGGGCCGTCGCCGGCGGTCCCGGTGATCTCCTCCTGCTGACGGGCGCCGTCCAGCAGGGAGGCCGGATCGTTCACGTTCCCGGCGTCCTTCATCCCGAAGTTGTTCGACGGCGAGTTCGAACGGTTCCCCTGGCCGCGGGCCGTGCTATTTTTCGAGCTCTTGCACTGCCCCCCTTTGCAGAGACTCGAGCCGCAGCTCTTGCAGGCGGAGTTTGACATGCAGGCGGCGCACTGCGACTTGCACTCGCTGAGCCGGTCGAGCTGACGGCATAGGGCGTCGTTCATCTTCTGCTTCGCCGCGGCCTGCTTCATCTGTTTGGAAAGCGATTTCGCCCCGTTGGAGGCCTTGGACGCGTTACCCTCGTTCATGCCGTCGGCCATCTGCTGGGTGGCGTCGGACATCTGGCTCAGGCCGGCCGCGGACATCGCCTCGGCGGCTTTGCGCATCCGCTCGGCGGCGGCTTTGCGCTCGCGGCGGGGGGCGTCGGCGGGGGCGGCCTCCTCCAGCAACTGGGCGGCCTGTTCGAAGTTCTCCTGCTTGAGGGCCTCGGCGGCGGGACGCAGGGCCTCGGCGGCCTCCATCGCCGCGGCGAGCGCCTGCAGGTTCGCCGTCACCGCGGCGCTGCTTTCGTCGGTCCGCTGTCGGATCGATTCCTCCATGCGGGACAGTTCCGCCAGCGCCTCGCGGGCATCGGTCGTCGACTCCCTCATCTGTTCGAGGTGCTCGCGGAGTTCCTCAATGAGCTCCTCCAGCTCCGGTGTCGACTGCTCCGCGGTCTCCTCCTCCAGTTCGTCAATCTGGGCCTCCACGTCCGCGGCGATCGCCAGCAGGTCCTCGTTCGGGCCGGCGACCTCTGCGGAGGCCTGCCGGGGGGCCGGGAACAGGGCGAGGCCCACGACCGCGGCGACCGCCAGCGAACCGACCGCCAGCCGACGGCCCGGGCGGAAGGGCACCACTGCCGCCGGCTCCACCGTCCGCAGGCGTTCCGCAGCGTCGGAGCGTTGCAGCGACGCCCAGGGGGAATCGGTCTTCGACCAGGCCAGCGCCGTCGTCGCCCGGTCCTTCAGGCCGTAGTGGGCGTCCACCGCGGCGGCCGCCCGGTTCAGTCCGCTGGCCCACAGCAGTCCGGCCAGAGCCCCGATCACCGGCCCGGCCGCCAGCGCCGCGAGCGCGGCCCACGGGGGAACGGTCGCGGCCCCGGTGACGTTCAGCACGCCCAGCATCGCCCCGACGACGGCCGAGGGCACCAGCCCCCACGCGGCCCAGCGGCCGGCCCGGGCCAGCCGCTGCCGGGTGCGGACGCGGGCCAGCGGCCCGGCGATCGCGTCATTCGTGACGGCGCCGACGGGGGCGGACGGCGGGGTGCGGTCGGTCATCGGGGCAAGGCGGGGAGAGAGCGGGGCGGCGGATTGTAACGGAGCGACGTCTGTCAATGGGACACGTTCCCGGCGGCATTGGGGCGACTCTCTAATCCCGAACCGCCCCCTGTCCCCCCTCTCCCTCAGGGAGAGGGGCCGGGGGTGAGGGTGACGGACGGTTCGCCCGTTTCCGTTCGTGCGGTGAAGAATCGTTGAACCGAAGAGCAGACGGTCGGTGAGCGTCGTGCGTGCGTCGTTGCCCCCTCACCCCCTACCCCTCTCCCCCAAAAGGGGGAGAGGGGAGGACGGTTTTTCTAGATCGCTTACCCCGCCGGTCGCAGGCGGGACCACAGGGCCGGGACGTCGACGCGGCGGAGGGCGACGTCCAGCAGCCAGAGGGCCAATGCGGTCGCCAGCAGGTACGGCCAGAGCGGCAGCGGGTCCGGGGCGGTGGCGTCGTCGGGGGCGAAGATCTCGGCGGGGGCCGGGTCGAACGTCCCGCCGCCGGCGCTGGCGACGGCCCTCAGCAGCGTGTCGTTCGTGGGGCGGAGCCTCAGTTCCTCCGGATAGCCGACGGTCACGCCGCGGCTCTGCCGGGTGACGACGCGGCCGTCGACGCTCTGCACGATCTCCGCGTGGTAGGCCCCGTTCTGACCGCCGCGGTCCGTGGAGACGGGAAACTCCGCCTCGTACCGGCCGGGGGCCGTCTGCCGGGCGGGCACGGTGCGGGAGCCGAGTGTCGGGTCGATGACCGTCACCTCAGTCGTCGCATCGTTCCGCCAGCCGCCGGCGGGGTCGGCGGCGTCGAGGATCATGCGGACCGAATCGCCGGTGCGGGTCATCTGCACGGTGGTCCCCGTGCCGCCGCCCTTCCGCATGGCGTGCCGCAGGATCTGCGCCCAGAACGGCCCGAAACCCTCCCACGGCAGCCACTCCGCGGCCCAGCGGGGGCCGGCGTCGGAGGTGAAGGCCACGCTCCAGCCCAGCCCGTAGCGCCACCAGGCCAGTAGCGGGTCGCCGGACTCCGTGCCGAGGATCACCTCCGCCGTCGCCTTGGGGCGGGTGACGACGTAGCCCAGCAGGAACGGGGCGCTTTCCATGTCCACGCCCCCCAGGGCCGCCGTCGGGCGGAGCACCTGCGGGACGAACGGCTCCTCGTTAATGGCGCTTTTGGAGGCGGTGACCGTCTCCTTGGCGAAGATCTGCGGGATATTGCCGGGGTCGTCGGAGAAGTAACTGCGGCCGCCGCCGGTCTGGGCGATCTGCTCCAGGAGATTCATGTCCGCCCCCTGACCGACGCCCACCGTGGAGACCGTCACGCGGTCGGCGACGAGGTCCCGGGTGACGCCGTCAAAGTCGCCGGGGGAACTCTGGCCGTCGGTCAGGATGATGACGTGCTTGAGCTTGGCGGCGGCCCGGCGGAGGGCGTCGCGGGCCTCGGTCATGGCAGGGTAGAGGCTCGTTCCCCCGCCGGCCCCGATGGAGGCGATGCCGTTCGTCAGCGCCACGCTGTCCGAGGCGGGCCGAATGTCCGCCACCCAGGTCGGCGAGCCGTCGAAGGCCACCACGCCCAGCTGGTCCTTCGCCCCCAGTAACTCCACCGCGGCGACGGCGGCGTCCTTGGCCAACTCCATCTTCATCCCGCCCATGGAACCGCTTTTGTCGATGATCAGAACCATCGCCAGCGAGGGCTTCTCCTTCTCCTTTTCGAAGTCGGACCGCACCGGCAACACCTCTTCCAGCACGCTGCGGTAGTACCCGCCGAGGCCGAAGCTCTGGTCGCCGCCGAGCATCATCAGGCCGCCGCCGAGATCGCGGACGTAGGTCCGCATCACTTCCATCTGCCGACTCGTCAGGTCGGTGGCCGGGACGTTGGCGAGCACGATCACCTCGTAGTTCTGCAAATCGGCGACGTCCTCCGGCACGCCGCGGGGCGGGCGGACGTCCACCTCCACGTCCTCCTCGCCCAAGGCCCAGACGAAGCTGCGGGCGGCGTCCGGGGCGGAGTCGATCAGGAGCACCCGCGGCTTGCCGGCGGCGTAGACCAGCCCGGTTGCGGCGTTGTTGTCCACCAGCGCGTCCTGCTTCGCCCCGCTGATGCGGACGGTGTATTCGGCGAGGCGATCTCGTTCGACCGTTTGTCGGAACTGGAAGCGGTTCTCCCCGGGTTCGAGCTTTTGCTTTTCAGACACGACCTTCAGCGGGCCGCGGAAGACTTCGACCGTCACCTCGTCGGCGTGATTGGAGTCCACGGCGACCTCCATGAAGAACGGCTCCCCGCGGGCCACCTGGGCGGGGACGACGACCTCGGAAACGGCCACCTCCGGCCCGTCGCGGGTGGGCAGAGGAACGACGTCGATGCGGTCGCCGCGGCCGGACTGGGCCTGGGCGAGGGCAGCCGCGACGGCGTCGCCGGCGGTTTCATTGCCGTCGGAAAGCAGCACCACCCGCCGCACCTTGTCCGGCGGCGCCGCGGCGAGGGCCGTCCGCAGTGCCGCGGCGATCGCCGTCCCCTTCGCCCCTTCGTCTCCGCCGTCCTCACCCTGGTTCCCTGCTTCGCCGTCGCCGCCAGGCGGCGCGTCCCCCTGCGAGTCCTGACGAGGGGCAAGGTACGCCGTCAGCGAGACCGGCTCTCCCGCCTCCGCGGCAAACGGCAGCACGACCGCCTCGACCCCCGCCGGCGGCTCGCCGACGGATTTCAGAAAGGTTCGCACGCGGTCGGACCCGTCCGCCTGCTGTACGGAGAGCGATTCGTCCGCCACGAACACCACGTACCGTTCGTCCGTCGGCCGCAGCAGGGTGAGCCCGGCGAGGGCCAACACCAGCAGCACGACGACCACTGACCGCACGACCAGCGAGGCGATCCGCTGGCCGCGGTCGAAGTCGACGAGGCTGCGGCGGTACAGGAACCACAGCGCCGGGAGCAACGCCAGCCCCAGCAACCACTCCGGCCGGAGCAGATCGAGGGCGTACGCGGACAGGTCGGCGGCGGAAGAATCGTTCATGCGGAGCCGCGGCGCGACGGGGCGGGGGGCCGGCGTTCAGGAGTCGGGGGGAGCGTCTCGGACGGGCCGTTCAGCGAACCGCCGGGGCCGGGGCGGCGGGAGGGCCGGTCGGCCGGCCGGGGGCGGCGAAGTACAGCCGAACCGTGGAGACGACCTCGATCTCCCGCCGGCCGGGCATGGTCGGGTTCACCTCGTCCACGTCCGCGAACAGGCCGCGGTAGTACACCTGGAGCGGCCGCGGCGCCGGGACGCGGGTCAGGCCGTCGCGGTCGTAATAGGTCCGGGCGCCGTCCTCGGCCTGCGGCAGGCTGCGGTACAGTTCGTGCGGGAACAGGATGCGGGTCCCCTCCCAGACGTTGATCGGCTGCGGCCGTTCCTCGAACACGCTCAGCAACAGTTCGGCCTTCGCCTTCGCGGCGGCGAGGGCTTTGCGTTGGGCCTCGATCTGCTTCGCCGTCAGTTCGTCGCTCCAGTAATCGACCGCCAGCAGGTCGACGCCCTCGGCCCCGGCCGCCGCTTCGACCGCGGCGAGGGCGGCCGCTTCGTCCGGAACGGAAACGTGCAGGTTGTACTGCACCCGCGTGCCGACGCGGTTCTCGGCCAGGAAGTCCTTCTGGTTCAGCCGTTCGACCGCCCAGGCGTAGACCGGGAAGGCGGCGATGAAGTCCGTGTCGATGTCCGCCGCCGCGACGCCGGAGGCTTCAAGCCGTGCCTTCGTCGCCGCCAGCAGGGTCCGTCCCGCGGCGTTCGCCTCGTCGGCGCTCTCGGCCTGGGCGGCGACGGCCAGCACCACGCGGAGCCGCGACGGGGGCACCCGCACCTCGGCGACGGCCTCCACGGTGATGACCCGCTCCGCGGCGGCCGGGTCCGGCGGTTCCAGCCCCTGGATCGGGGGCGCCTCCTCAGAACCGCCGCGGAGGCCGGCGAGCTGGGCCGGGGCGACGGTCGGCAGCGACGCCAGCGACAGGACGACGGTCAGGGCACGGAGCGAGCGAATCATGCGAGCCGGGGGGAAAGGGGAGACGACCGTCCGGGGCGGCGGCGAGATCACTGGATGAACCGCCGCTGGTAGAGCCACCACTCGACGCCGACCAGCACCAGCGCGCCCGCCGCCAGCCAGACCCACCACGGCCGGCCGCCGGCCGTGCCGGCGGGGTCGGCGCCCTCGGAGGCCGGGGCGACCGTGCGGGTGTCGCTCTCCGTCGGGGCGGTGAGGTTCACGGCGACCGGGATCGTCTCCGCCGGCCAGTCGATCGCGTCAGAAGATGTGCCGGCGGTCGGTTCCTCGGCGTCATTCACCTCCGGCCGCCGCGGGGCGAGGCGCCAGAGGCCGGCCTCGGCCAGCGGACCGAGCGTCGCGGCGGTCAGCCCCGCCGGCAGTGGGCGGGCGGCGCCGGAGGGGGCGAACACGCTCCACTGCTCGCTGTCGGCCCCGTCCGGCAGCGGTACGGAGACGGTCGAACCCGTCGCGGCGGCGGGCCGCAGCTCGCCGGCGGCGTCGGTGAACCAGGTCAGGGCGTTGACGGCCAGAATCGGAAACGCCGTCCGCAGCGGCAGGTCGGTCGCGTCCAGATCGACCGCCAGCACGACCGCCTTGCCCCGCCCGCCGCCGTCGAGCGGCCGCCGCAGGGCGACCAGCAGCGGGGCGCCGGCCTCGGCGTCGGCGTCCCCCGCAGCGCCCACCTCGGCCGCGACCTCCGCCAGCACGGCGGCGTCGACGTTCGCTGCGAGGGTGAGGGGGCGCACCTTCGGCAGGTCGATCTGATCCAACTGCACGTTCGCCAGCAGCGGGGAACCCTCGGCCTCCTCCGTCAGCCGCACGTTGGGGGCGACGATCTCCTCGCCCACCGTGAACAGGTCGCCGCCCTCGCGGGGGTCGATGAACCAGACCGGCCCGTCCGGCAACTCCTCCGGCACGACGCGGTGCAGCACGAGGATCGTCCCCGCCGGCAGTTCGTCCGGCGCCTCGCCCGTCACCGTCAGGTCGACCAGCGGGTTCGCGGCGAACACCTGCTGCAGAAACAGGTTGCCCGGCGTGACCAGCGCCACCGGCATGCGGTCCCGCGGCGGGAGCACGGCCCGGGCCTCGTCGTCCGCGGTCAGCAGGTTCGCCGGCGGGGCCGTCCCCGCCTCGTCTCCTCCCGCTTCGTCGTCTGCCTCGGCGTCGTCGAAGACCAGCCGGGCGACCAGTTCGCCGCCGGACTGACTCGTCTTCTCGAAGGTCCGCCGCCAGGTCTCGCCGGGGGCGAGGTCCAGCGGGACCGCGTCGATACCGGCGCCGGCGAGGTCGAAGTCCAACCGGCACTCGACCGGGGCGTCGGCGAAGTTCGACACCTCCGCGAGGATCTCGTAACCGATCGGGTCGGTCAGGCTGCGGCGGGCCTGAAACGCGGTGATCGCCACGTTCCCCCCGGCGGCGCCGAAGGGCAGCAGGGCGACGTTGTCGTCCAGCGTCACCCCCTCCGGTTCCCGATCGGAGAACAGCAGCACGCGGCCGTTCTCCCGACCGGCGACCAGCCGGCGGGCCAAGGCGAGGGCGTCTGGCACGGCGCCGGGGGCGTCGGTCTGGGGCACGGCGTCGACCGCCTCGGCGAGCGTCGGCGGGTGGCCGGTCAGGCCGCAGGCGACCTCCGCGGCGGCGCCGGCGACGATGATCGCCGCGGCGTCCCGGTGCCGCAGTCCCTGCACCAGGTCCGCGGCCCGGGCCTTCGCGGCGTCCAGCCGACTGCCGGCACCGGGTTCGTCCGGGTTCGCCGGGGCGGCCATGCTGGCGGAGGCGTCGATCACCAGCACCAGCCTGCGGGCGGTGCGGGCCTCCGCATCGGTGAATGGGTCCGCCAAGGCCAGTGCCAGCAGGGCGACGAGCAATAATTGAAAGAGAAGCGAGCCGAGGTGCCGCAGGCGTTCGAACGGGCTCCGCGGGGCCTTTTCCTGATAAACCCGGTCCCAGAACATCAGCGTGCTGACCGGCACCCGCCGTAGGCGGACCTTCAGCACGTACAACGCGATCACGGGAACCGCGAGGGCCAACCACCAGAGCATCGAGGGGGCGGCGAAGTTCATCGTTCCTCGCTCCGGCAAGGCTCTCCACCAATCCGAAGCGTCAGCGAGGGCTGTCGGGCCATGCCCGACGGACGTGTTCCGCCCCGCGGCTGCGCCGCGGGCCCTCGCTGACGCTTCGGGTTGGTGTTCGTCATCCCTGCACCAGGTTCGCGCCGCGCATCATGGAGACCACCAGATCGTCGAACGGCACGTCGCTGCGGCTGGTCGTGTGGCCCCAGCCGCGGCTCCGGCAGAAGGCGGCGAGCTCCTTGCGGAAGCCGTCGAACGCCTCCCGGTAGCGGCGGAGGTCTTTCTCCGTGACGGTACGTTTGACGGCCCGGCCGGTCTCCACGTCGGTCAGTTCCACGTCCCCGAGGAAACCCGGGTCCGCCTCGGCCGCGTCGTAGATTTGCACCACGTGCGGCTCGTGCCCGCCGTGCCGCAGTTTGGAGAGCGGCGCCGAGAACCCGGCCGGGTCGTAGAAGTCGCTCAGCACCGCGACCAACCCGGACCGCCGCCCGCGGAGCAGGAACTCCCCGACGAGGTTCGACAGGTTCGTGTCCTCGCCGCCGGCTTCCAACCGCTCCAGAAACTGCAACAGGGCGAGCACGCGGCCTTTGCCGCGGGTCAGCGGCATCTCCTCGACCACCCCCCCGGCGAAGGCCACCACGGCCACGCGGTCCAGATCTGCTAAAGCGATATAGGCCAGCGCCGCGGCGACACGGCGGGCGAGGTCGAACTTCGGCGGCGTTCCGGTCGCCATGCTTTTCGAGGCGTCAATTAACAGATAGACATGCAGGTCCTGCTCCTCCTGAAACCGTTTGAGCAGCAGTTCCCCGTGCCGGGCGTAGAGGTTCCAGTCGAGGTGCCGGAAGTCGTCCCCGGGGTCGTACTGCCGGTGATCGGCGAACTCCACCCCCCCGCCGAGCTGCCGGGTCCGCTTCTGAGCCATCAACTGCCCGGCGAACACTCGTTTCGACAGCAGAGAGAGGTACTCCAAGCGGTTTAAAAAGTCCGGCGGGAACAGGGCGTTCGAGGCGGCGGCCATCTCAGCGGGCCTTCACGACGTCGGCGATCACGTCGTCCGCCCGCACCCCCTCGGCCTGGCCTTCGAAGCCGAGGATCAGGCGGTGCCGCAGGACGGCGGGGGCGGCGTCGTGCAGGTCGTCTTTGGAGACGTGGAACCGGCCGTCGAGGATCGCCTTCACCTTGGCCGCCAGCACCATGGCCTGGGCGCCGCGGGGGCTGCTGCCGAAGCGCACGTATTTCTTCACCCGCTCCGGGGCGCTGGGGTGGCCCGGGTGGGTGGCCAGGGTCAGGGCGACGGCCCGGTCGCGGACTTCGTCGGCGATCGGCACCTGCCGGGCGAGGTCCCGCATCGCCAGCACGCGGTCGCCGTCCAGCACCGGCCGGGCGGTGGGGACGTCGATCGCCGTGGTGCGGTTCAGGATCTCGCCCAGGTCCGCCGCGGTGGGGAACTCGACCAGCAGCTTGACGAAGAACCGGTCCAGCTGGGCCTCCGGCAGCGGGTAGGTGCCCTCCATCTCGAGCGGGTTCTGCGTGGCCAGCACCAGGAACGGGGCCGGCAGTTTGTGCGTGTGCCCGCCGACGGTCACGCACTTTTCCTGCATCGCTTCCAGCAACGCCGACTGCGTCTTCGGCGTGGCCCGATTCACCTCGTCCGCCAGCAGGACGTGGGCGAAGATCGGCCCCTTCTGGAACTCGAACCGCTTGCGGCCGTGCTCGTCCTCGGTGAAGACGTTCGTGCCCACGAGGTCCGCGGGCATCAGGTCCGGCGTGAACTGCACCCGGCCGAAGGTGACGGACAGCGCGCTGGCGAGCGTGTTGACCAGCAGCGTTTTGCCCAGCCCCGGCACGCCCTCCAACAACACGTGACCGCCGGCGATCAGGGCGGTGAGGGTGCCGTCGACGATGTTCGAGTGGCCGACGATCACCCGGCCGACCTCCGCCCGCAGTCGGGCGAAGTCCTCGCGGAAGGCGTCCAGTTCCGACTTCAACTCCGCCTCAGACGGGGCCGCGTGGTTCGGGGCGGCGAGGGCGGCGTCGGGCGGGGGAGCGGTCGTCATCGGGCGGACCCGCGGGGGGCGGCGGTGGAGGGAACCTCCGATTTACCGAGCCTTCCCGCCGCGGTGCGACCCCGCCCGGATTGCGATTCAGCCCCGCATCCCAGCCCCGGACCGTTCCGTCCGGTACGGCGCGGCGTTACGGCACAGTGGCGAACTCGCCGCTGTTCAGCAGGGCCCACCGCAGGTCCTCCAACCCGCCCTCGACCCGCACCAGCGGGGCCAGCCGGCGCCGTTCGCGGGCGGTCGGGCGGCGGGAGAGCGCGGCGAGGAACACGTCGTCCAGGTCCGCCGGCGTGCGGTTCTCTGCGGCGGCGTCGAGGGCGGCGTCGAGCGCCTCGCCGTTCATCAGGGCCAGGGCCCGGGGGATGTCCGTCACGGGGGCGAGATCCTCGCCGTTCTCGTCGTTCGCCTGCGGCCGCACGAATCCGGCGACCCAGGCGTCCCGCGCCCGCGGATCGATCCGCTGCCCGGAGACCGCGGCCAGCGAGTCGAACGTCTGCTCCACCGTCAACGGCTTGGGGTAGCAGCGGGTGAACAGCAGCGGGGCGCCGGCGGCGGGGTCGTCGAAGGCGTTGCCCTCGGTCGCCGCCCCGCTCAGCCCGTACAGCCGGGTGCCGGCGAGCGTCGCGTACAGATCCTTCACGTCGTAGCCGGTCGCGATGAAGCGGTCCGTCAGCGCGTCCAGCACGGCGGGGTGCGACGGCGGGTTGTGCGGCCCGAGGTCGTCCACCGGATTGACCAGCCCGGCCCCGAACAGGTGGGCCCACGCCCGGTTCACGAACGACTTCGCCGGCAGCCGGCGGTCGTCGGAGAGCAGCAGTTCCGCGAGCTTTTCGCGGCGATTGTCCGCCGCTTCGACCGTCTCGCCGGCGTAGCGGGGGAAGGTCGCCATCATCACGCCGCGGCGGTCCTCGAAGAAGGTCGGCCCGCTGGCCGGCCGGGCCTCCAACGCCGCGACCCGCGCCCCGTCGGCCGTCGGCCGCTGCACGACGTCGGTGCCCTTGAAGAAGGCATTCAGTTCCCAAAAGCGTTCCTGCGACCATTCCTCCCCGCCGTTGTGCGGGTGGTCGTGGCACTGCATGCACTGCACCCGGGTGCCCAGCAGCGCCCGGGAGACCACCGCCGTCGCCGGGACCGCCTGATTGTTCACGTGGGCGACGAGGAAGTTGGCCGCGGGGGCCTGCTCCACGTCGCCGGCGGCGGCGATCAGTTCCGCGGCGACGAGGTCCCAGCCGACGTTCCGCTCGAACTGGTCGGCCAGGTGCGCCCGCAATCCCGCCCGGTCCACGCCCGGACGCGGCGCCCGGCCGACGAGCGCCGTCGTCCAACGCTCGGCAAGGTGCTGGGCGAACGAGTCGCCGGAGAGCAAGCGGTTTAGTTCTCGCTCCCGCCGGCGCCCCCGTTCGTCGGCGAGGAAGCGGTCGACCTGCTCCGGCGGAGGGGCGTGCCCGGCCAGATCGAGCCACGCCCGCCGCAGCCATTCGCCGGGGTCGGCCTCGGGAGAGGGGGCTACTTCCGCTTCCGACCAGCCGTGGGCCAGCACGGCGTCAATCGCCGCCGCGGCCTCCGCCGGAGAGGGCAGTTCGTTCCTCTCCGCCGAGGCGACCGCGGGCGTCGCCGAATCATTCGGGGCGCCGGCGGCCGGTGCCGGCGTCGGCGGGGCGTTGAGATCCGGGAACAGCTCCGGCGTCGGCCGCACGGGCAGTTCGACACGGGCCAGCGCTTCGCCCGGGGCTGGTTCTCCCGGGGCCGGGGAGAGCGTCGGCTCGTCCGGCTCCGGCTGCGGATCGATCACCGCGACGCCGGCCGGCGGACCGTCGGCGGCGGGACGCAGGAGGAAGGTCAGCCCGCACAGCAGGGCCAGAC
Coding sequences within:
- a CDS encoding DUF1549 domain-containing protein, with protein sequence MTTPSLADAQATPVPAGEAIPREVADALHALHEGRLDEAGLADLEARVLGDPAVMRAYLDLTLVHGTLSYAAGTLSSSALPALTLAEEPPAPAKSARWRTPLTLAACLALLCGLTFLLRPAADGPPAGVAVIDPQPEPDEPTLSPAPGEPAPGEALARVELPVRPTPELFPDLNAPPTPAPAAGAPNDSATPAVASAERNELPSPAEAAAAIDAVLAHGWSEAEVAPSPEADPGEWLRRAWLDLAGHAPPPEQVDRFLADERGRRRERELNRLLSGDSFAQHLAERWTTALVGRAPRPGVDRAGLRAHLADQFERNVGWDLVAAELIAAAGDVEQAPAANFLVAHVNNQAVPATAVVSRALLGTRVQCMQCHDHPHNGGEEWSQERFWELNAFFKGTDVVQRPTADGARVAALEARPASGPTFFEDRRGVMMATFPRYAGETVEAADNRREKLAELLLSDDRRLPAKSFVNRAWAHLFGAGLVNPVDDLGPHNPPSHPAVLDALTDRFIATGYDVKDLYATLAGTRLYGLSGAATEGNAFDDPAAGAPLLFTRCYPKPLTVEQTFDSLAAVSGQRIDPRARDAWVAGFVRPQANDENGEDLAPVTDIPRALALMNGEALDAALDAAAENRTPADLDDVFLAALSRRPTARERRRLAPLVRVEGGLEDLRWALLNSGEFATVP